The DNA segment TCTGACCGATTTTAACAcgtttaaaatcttaatttgaatgatttaatacatttaatggtCTCTTGAATTATCAGCTGACCTTGGTTAGAGAGGTCTCCATGTAAGTGTTCAAAAAGAAGCACTGGATTTATGGATTatatgttttgtaatgttatttatGGGATTTTAAAAGTGATGTGTTTCATTAAATCTTCATCCTTTCAGGCCATGTGTCACAAGGATGCTGTCCTTGACATCACAACGTAATGCAAAGACCAGAAAACCTCCAGATGACAATGAGGAAGCATCCAAACCCATCCAGTTCTCAATCAGCAAAGCTAGTCATCGAACCTGGAAAGTGGACCGTTCGATGGGCAGCACTTACCAGCGGCCCTGGTGGAAGGTTCTCCCCATCAGCCTCATTGGAGTGGGCTTCCTCGCCTGGTGCATTTTCAGGAGAGAGACCGAGATCGACGACTCGCTGGAGAAAAACCTCTACGAACATTTACCAGGACTGCTGTCCGACGAAGAACAGGAGGATGTCGGCATCAAAAACAAGCCTTCATAGTGGCTTAGAAGTGACATTTGCAGTCtggaatgtttatttattgttcaaCAATGCCTTTGGAAGTAAAATGTTTACTCCAAGACCGTCCACATTCTGTGCTCTCAAAAGTGGTTGTGTGGAACTGGATCATCTGTAGATGGATTTATATTGAAGAAAAGCCAGTGGCATTGTATTGAAAGCATAAAGAAGAAACTTCTGAATTGTAATTGTGGTGCAACTGCTAGTTTATAAATAATGTCATCAGGAAACCATTACTAAAGCACTGAAAGTCAACATTGAGAACATACTGTAAAAGTGATACTTgagctgtaaaataaatattttagcattaaatattcaaaagtGATTTGCAAAAGTGATTTACAAACCAGAGATGGTGAAACCCAATTTAATGTAACTAAAAAGTAgtaaaatatttgcattaaaGACAAGACTTGAAAATGAAAGGGTTGCAAAAAGTTGGcttttgttttaacaaaacaCATCATTTAATCAACAGGTCTTTTATGTTGGAATGACTCAATTTAAAGCTTAAATGtagaaattacacaaaaataaatgcatcttaaaGCCCTACTGAAGACAAAAACCGCATACAACATTGAGGTAgtggaaagtttatttacaaCCAAATGGCCACAATAGAAGAGAAACCCAATATAATAACGATAGAAATTAAATGGGACACATTCTAATTCATCATGAAGCATGCAGACTAGGCAGAGGTATATGAAAGTCTAAAATACAAACTTTAAAACCCTGAGGAGCTCCCGGAATGTTCTGACGCTGCCCCCCTACTATCCACTTGAACCACAAGATACCCCTCCCCTACCGCAACtaccaaaaaaatacaaaaaaataaacttaaactaCACAGGCATTTATAGTCAAGAGTGTAAGAACCCCAATGACCCTCCCACCCGACCCCTCCCACACATCAAACCCCACCCCCATATATTCCTCCACACAAAAAAAGTCGAGTAAATAGTCAAGAGAGTTTAAGCACGCTCTCCACGGATTCGACGGGCCAACTGGATGTCTTTGGGCATGATGGTGACACGTTTGGCGTGGATGGCGCACAAGTTGGTGTCCTCAAACAGACCCACCAGGTATGCTTCGCTTGCCTCCTACAAAGCAGACAGATAAAAGAACATTAGGAGCAGCCCAACAAAAAGTGTGAGGTAGATCTATACACAATCCAGAGGTAGAAAACACACCTGCAAGGCGCCGATGGCAGCGCTCTGGAAACGCAAGTCGGTCTTGAAGTCCTGAGCGATCTCACGAACCAGACGCTGGAATGGAAGCTTGCGGATCAGCAATTCTGTGGACTTCTGGTACCGACGGATCTCACGAAGAGCCACAGTTCCAGGACTGAGGTGGAAGCAGAAGAAAACAACAAGTTATTGATCTGTTGTTATTAGGACAGTGCATGAAATGACAAGAGACAGCAAAGTACATTGTTGTTTATGCAACAATCacttatatacacattatattgTCCATATACTGAATATAAAACTTAGTATCTATACACTGAatataaataacagtaaatgCGCAATaatgtatatacatgtataaaataAGTCTATCCACAATATGCATATACGCCGCAATGTATACACATTTATACACTATAGTTAATACACTAATattaaattagtgctgtcaaatgattaatcatgattaatcgcatccaaaataagtttacatAATGTGCGTACCATAAATATTtatcatgtatatataaacacacatatgcatgtatacatttaagaaaaaaatgttgtgtttacatattaaaattactgctgttaaatgattaattgcaattaatcacatccaaaataagtttgtttacataatgtgtgcaTACTGTGAATATTTATCATgcatccaccttatttttcaatgtggaagtaagccgttttctggtaatgtgttagacgtccagttcataatccgccatagggaaataacgagaagaatatcgaagtgcagtaaacggtaaaacagtttgtactacaaaccagtgtgttcataattaagaatacattaaaataatatggtaagacacactagtttaaatcgcatccaaaataaaagtttgtttacataatgcgTATACTGTGAAcattacacacatatacatatatatatatatatatatacacacacactatattaGAAATGTAATATGCAATAcaagttataaatataaacacactcatgcatgcaaatattttgacactttatacataatatacagtacacacgttatgtaaacaattattttggatgcaacTAATCGTTTGACAAGTATACACACATTATATcgttttaaactgaaaatataaaatgatatatatatcatataaaacATGTATACACAATATAAAAATCGTATTTATTGGTGTATATAAATTCTATACATATcgtgtatatacataatattattaatatgtacaCGACATTTAATATCCGAAAGTTCCAGTGTACTATCATCCATCGATCTACTACACGTGTCTAGTGTTTCTCACCGGTATCTGTGGGGCTTCTTGACTCCACCGGTGGAGGGCGCACTCTTCCTGGCCGCCTTGGTGGCCAGCTGCTTCCTGGGGGCTTTACCGCCGGTGGATTTACGGGCGGTCTGTTTAGTACGTGCCATGGCACTCTAATGAAGTGGCCTGAAGAGAGACAAAAACCGATAAGAAAGAACAGCAACCGCGGGGAATTCCGCACGCCATGACGTCATCCACAACAAAACTCCCGCGTTCGGCCCGCCCAATAATACAGTCATGCTGTAACTCATCGAATGTTTCGGAAAAGAACACCATGACAACAATATCCCAAATAAGGAGTTTACAACGTGGGGGCGCCATTTGGGAAATTAAAGGCAAACGGAAACTTAAAAGGAAATGAGCTGGAAAAACATATGTAATTCTATAAAGCTAAACTTTTAGTTATTAAAGACAAAATTTACAAACGTATATACGCAAATAGAAACGCAAGTGTTTCTGTGGAGGATCAATAAGCTCAATAACTCGCAGTGGGACActgggtcacacacacacataactgAGTCCCATtcaacacacgcacacactgcCCGAAGACAAAAATCTTCAACGGCAGCGACTTTCATTCAACCATTCAGCAACTAGTACTACGTATACGCCACGTTCCCTTTAATTACGGCGAAACAGATCGGAAACAACGGCTAGATTGAGATGTAGAAGCTCTGAGTAATGCAGTAGTGAAGTCCACCATCTCAGGATGAGACACAGACACGTTTCTGCCTTTATGTGTAACATGGCGCCCAAGAAAACCAATTACAGCCTTTTCTTTGTCTACACCGACAATTCAATAAGTCCGCCTGAAAGCGTTCAAACAAAAAACGACGCTTTGTATGAGGTTTCGACTTAAAAACGAAAATTTGAAGTCGAAACCGTGAACGAACTTTTGAGATAAAGCAGAAGTAAATACGAGCTGGCGCTCGTTAGCATTAGCTTGTTGCTACCGCGATCAGAAATAATCTAAAACCGCCGTTTACGGAATCTAAACACAAAAGCGAACTGAAGAGATgttctgtattaaaaaaaaatgtatttaaaacaccGTTATCAAAAGGCTAAATACACCAAAAGAAGTTTTTGTCGGTTAAAAACCGACCGTTGACGATACTTACGATTTTTTTGTTTCGGTTAATCCGTCAAAACCCAAAACAAGGAACGTCGGTCACGCGCAGAACGCGCTGCCCTCTATTTATATAGTCAGTGACGTATGTGCGCGGGTTAAGCCACGCCCACATAGACTCTCATTGGCTGGAGAAGcgagtagtatttatttataaccgTTTTAGCGCTGTTCTTCTAATTGTAAAACCGATTTCGGTCTGTTTCTTTAGATTAAAACTAGTTTTAAAAACTTCTAATGGTATTTATGAATGTTTATACAGTCAATGAGGTTTGTGCGCGGGTTAAGCCACGCCCACGTCGGCTCTCATTGGCTGGAAGAGTGAGGGGGCAGAATATACTTTtctgtagtatttatttataatagttttaGCGCGGTTTTGATGTCGATGTAAACGCCTTTCAGCctgtttttggagaaaaaactgttttttaacatttcaaacgTGGTTATAATCGTTTAATCAACAATCTTAGTGAAACATCCGTGTAAGATGCTCATAAAAAAGATGCTTCCATTTACAGCCCTGAGTCAGTTTGGTGTCGATTACATAACCAAGTGGAAACAACCGTCCCATACGGTTCCTTTTGATAATAGTTAGTGCAAAACATTGTGGATAGTTTATTGTAACAATCGTTGCTTAGCAGAcgatgaggaaaaaaatacattgctgttgagattcattatttttagtgcaGTCTTTGTGTCACCGTTGCCTAAAGAGGgcaaattttaatatgctgCAGTAGGAACCTTAGAATGGTTAATGTGTTGTCGGCGGAACTGATTGTGTGCTGCACACATATGGGATATTCACACATGCATAGctaaaatctgtaaatatatttgaaaatccAACACTTCGAGCAGTTGTTAACTGATTCTatcacatttatgtttttacgTAAGCGCTGCAAATTTGATATGTGATCGCTGTGCTAGTGTATTTTTGATATCAAGAGATTTAACTTTAGAAATGGCAGAGGAATCAACTGGAACAGGtactttaataatgtattgaATTTACGAGTCATTTTGTAggcttttatatttaattgcaCTTAACATGCAATCTATGGAGAAGATAAATGCTCTGAAAAACGTTCTCAATTTGTTCATGCTTTCCAGAAACACCCAGAATGctggaaaatgagaaaaatatggATGGCCAGAGTGGTGAGGACCCGAAAAAAGCAGCTGCAAATGCTGACACTCCTGCCAATGCTAAAAAacacaagaagaagaaaaagaaaacaagtgacGGAAAAGATACTCAACAAAAAGGGATAAAAAGCAATGAGGAAATGCCTAAACAAGAGACCACAGAACTAGTAAGCACATATATAATTGCGCATATATTACTTTtgtgtttatatgtttatatctGTGGTCAAATAACTtgactgtgtttgtgtttgtgtgtgtgtgtgtgtgtgtgctagaCTCCTGATGAGCAGCTGAGTCGAGAGTTGGACTGGTGCATCGAACAGCTCGAGCTCGGCTTGAGAACTCAAAAAACCTCCAGCAAACAACGTGAGTGAGACAAAACTACAAATACATTAACTATATATAGTTTACACAAACTCAAAAGGAACAATTACTTTCTGTTCTGTCTTACACATATGTCTCCATGTAGGGGAAGAAGCAAGTCGTGCCCTGAAGACGTTACGCAGCTCCAAAGCTCCCTTGGTGAAGAAGAGGCAGGTAATGCGAGCAATCTCTGGAGACTACAGGAAGAAGATGGAAGAGGAAAAAGCCAGACAGTTCAAACTCATACAGTCAGGTAAGACATCggcataaatgtacatttatatatctatttctttttttgatgtgccttaaaatgtaaagtgtGTAAATAGGTATTCTAAGTAtgtaatgaatatttatttaataaaattaaatttattaaattaaatttattttgaacattttttttatatgaatcacatatataaaatttatttgatccaatttttatttatatttaataatttttaaattatttttaaaatgagttcTAACTTATTTAttccttattttttattatttattttaacatttttcactgttttttttctaaacttgtattttaaaatgaatttttatttattttttaaaaaaatcaatttttacttatatttaattatttttaaagtatatttagtccttattttcttcttattattttttttttttttttttcccccaacgTCCCCATTTTGAAAACCCTTGCCTTACAGttttctgacaaaaaaatatttacgtaATTCTTACAAAATTGCTGTCTCTTTCCACAGCAATGACCTCCGCCCGGGTCACCAGTGTCTCTGAGTGCAAACCAGTCTTTCACAGGCGAGCTGAGAAAAACACACAATCCACAAACAAAACGGACAAACCTCAAGAGACGCACACTCTGCAAGGGCCTCAGGAGACAAATGAAGACAAAACAAAGACTGATGAAGACACAAAACCTTTTGTTTTCACTAAAACACAGGAAGAATTTCGATTTAACTTTAACGTATAACTGGACACGGTAACATTAACTAGCAGAATTTGTGCCTTAAGAAGATGCATTGTCAAATATTACATACTTCCATTGCATAATTTTGCCATATATTCTCTATGCATTCAATTAAGCATATAATATTGctaaatttcactttttttttttgtaatgtacaaAGTGTTTTATATTTCACTCAtagaaacacaaataaaagtgaacaCAACTAAAACTTTGCTGGTTCacttttttatatcatttattttatcttggtttcattaatcttttttaattgaaatcaaattctgatgattaaaatatacatagaaATTGCGTATATGTAGCATGTTACCAATGTATTGTAAGCGTTGCTATGGAAACGTATTTAAAAACCTGTATTAGAAATGTCATCTTATTTGCCAAACAATTCAAGcgtatttttttcaaatcagtttttttcagtgaaaacaattttttttttttttttttttttttagttattttattatgtgtagCATTCTTTTGCATTTAATCAACAAGCGTGTTGCTGTTTGATGTCGTCAGGCACGTAAGATATGAGTGCTGAAGCCAGAGGCTCATGGGAGATGCAGTCTTATAATGCGCGCTAgccgtttaaactgcattatgaGAAGCAGGCAAAAGACTACAACTCCCTAGGACACGTTTAACAACACGCCCCGGCTGAAACACAAAACTTCCTTTGAGTTGCCGCTGCAGTTGCAATTTCTGAACAAAAACATTGAGTTGCTAGTTTGGAAAGTTTAAATTATTCAGAGGTTTGTACACTTTTATTTGTCGGGTGCTTTATTTGGTTGCTGAGTTATGCGTTTGTGGCATTAACGGTCGTTGTAAAAGGCTGTTGTTTCCATAGTTtgtttataactttttataactGTAACTTTTCAGCTTCATAACCGttataaacaaatatgaatAAGAGTATgagataacatttatttgaggTAAATTGACTAACGGACAACAGTCATTTAAATGTCTGATATCAAATAACGGAACATACTTTCACTGAATAAGCTGCAGATTTTTTGGAGAGGGAtacaaattgttttattttcacacacattAGTTTTAGCTATTGCACAGACCTGTAAATATTGAACATCAAACCTCATTTCCAGAGGAGGATGTCTGAACTGAGCGACGAGGCGAGCAGTGAGTCGGATCAGTTAGGCGCGAGTCTGTCCGTGTGGCTGGCGGACGGGGGAAGCGCTCTGATCGGCCCGGATGAGCTGAACGTGCCGCTGGATCTTCACACCGCCTGCTCCATCGGACAGTATGATGTGGTGGCCGAATGCATCCGCAGGTCAGATGGAAGAATCAACTGCTCATACTGTACATGTCTCCCACTAAACTTTTTTGACATGGTTTAGTCCAGGACGCTTGAACGTTTAGAAATACATGTCTCAACCAGAGACTCTGTAGATAGATGGAAataattgaggtcaaaagtttacatacaccttgcagaatctgcaaaatgttaattatttgaccaaaataagagagatcgtacaaaatgcagtcatttttctattttgtactgacctgaatataatccacaagagaaaataacagttgaatttatgaaaatgaccctgttcaaaagttcacatacacttgattcttaatactgtgttgttacctgaatgaagacctgcccactgttcttcagaaaaatccttcagatgccacaaattctttggtttttcagcattttcagcatacagtccacaaaataagttgaatttttaaaaatggatccattcgaaagtttacatacacttgattcttaatactgtgttgttacatgaatgatccacagctgttttttttgtttaatgatagttgttcatgagtcccttgtttgtcctgaacagttaaactgcctgctgttcttcagaaaaatccttcaggtcccacaaattctttggtttttcagcatttttctttatttgaaccctttccaacaatgactgcatgattttgagatccgtcttttcacactgaggacaactgagggactcatatgcaactattacagaaggttcaaaccctcactgatgctccagaaggaaaaacgatgcattgagagccggggggtgaaaacttttgaacagaatttttcttgtacatttttcttattttgcctaaatatcatatgttttcatttagtacagccctacagaggctacagaagatacttacatgttttccagaagacaaaataagtttaatttatcctgatcttcaaattcttaatacatggtttttccttctgaagcatcagtgagtgtttgaaccttctgtaatagttgcatatgagtccctcagttgttctcagtgtgaaaagatggatctcaaaatcatacagtcattgctggaaagggttcaaatacacaaaaatgctgaaaaatcgaaggatttgtgggacctgaaggatttttctgaagaacagcaggcagtttaactgttcaggacaaacaagggactcatgaacaactatcactaacaaaaaaacagctgtggatcattcaggtaacaacacagtattaaaaatcaagtgtatgtaaacttttgaatggatccatttttaaaaattaaacttattttctcttgtggactatatgtaaacatcttttatgtgaaatatcttattcaggtcagtactaaataaaaataacatgtcttttgtacgatccctcttatgttggtaaaataacattttccagattctgcaaggtgtatgtaaacttttgacttcaactctaCATAaacagatagaaagacagacagatagatagattttaccAAAGGTAAGCAACAATAGCAAcactaagactttttttttttaaccaaaccTCCATTGTCTGATCCAATCATTATTCAGGGGAGATGTGGATTTGGATGGGAAGAACATCGGTGGTTGGACTCCTCTGATGTACGCTGCATATATCGGTCACGATAACATCGCTAACCTGCTGCTGGAGGCGGGCGTCAGTGTCAACGCCACCACATCTAAAGGACTCACGCCCCTGATGCTCGCCGCCAGCTGTGGAAACGAGAGCATCGCCTACTTCCTACTGCAGGTCACATTTACATTATCAAGTTGTTAATAGCAAATCGGATTAGAGCAAAAAGCCAGTGCTCATGATAGGATACTGAATGAAACATCTCTCTGTACAGCAAGGAGCGCAGCTCGAATGTAAGGATGTGTGCGGATGGACGGCTTTGCTGCACAGCACGGCTACTGGACATCAGCAGATGGTCAAGTTCTTATTAGAGCATCACGCCAATGCAAATATCAAGTGAGTAACAATTGCATTCATTCATATAAAGCGAAATTAATGTCCTTCCTAAGAGTAGAACtctaacaaaaattaaatcattaagatTTCGCAACGTTTTTAtgttcaccaaagctgcatttatatgttaaaaatagggctgttaaacgattaatcgtgattaatcgcatacaaaataaaagtttgagtttgcctaatatatgtgtgtaatgggtgtaattatgtatatagaaatacacacaaattaatgtatatatttaagagaaatatgttatgtacaaaatatttttatttatatataatataaattatatttaaaaaattataataaatacaaagacataaatatttcttaaatatatacatgaatatgtttatttatatatacattataattacagtacacacacatatatttggcatcctcaaacttttattttgtatgcgattaatcacgattaatcatttaacagccctatttttaacatataaatgcagctttggtgaacaTAAAAATCGTGATTAAttatttgacagccctagttaatAACTACAGTAATGCcagaaaaattgcaaaatattattacaatgtaatagaacagttttctgtttgaatacattttaagatataatttattctagtaatgcaatgctgaattttcagcagccattattccagtcacagaaataaatgagacatttaaattcaaatgtagTGAATAAATCACCAGATTCTTGGCctatttttttatcataaattTGCTGACAGCTTTAGGCAGTTTTACACAGAATtggattaaaaattaaaaactttttatctttttatttccGAGATGATAACCGGACACCACTCATGTGACACCACGGTTATACATTAACAGTTTTGTATTTACTATTTAGCATGCAATAAATGCTAGTATTTTATTCTGAACCTAATCTTGCTTAGACAGCTAGTAAACATGTTAAATCCTTGACCTTTGCCCTCACAGGGAGCCGCTGTCGGGATTCACACCGCTTATGGAAGCTGCTGCGTCCGGCCATGAAATCATTGTTCAGTACCTGCTCAACCATGCAAGTGTGACCTTACACTAAAATGTGACttattatgaattaaaaatctaattttgtgtttaataattATGGTTGTGGATTAATCTGACAATGCATCCATTATGAAAATTATAACAACACTTTATATATAAAGCAGTTTCACATtcttattgaaaataaaattcatactTGATCCAAAACTACTTCTGGGTATTAACTGACCCTCTAGTTGCACTTATTTAAAGCttagttttaaaaatagctaATCTCTAATGTCATTTACTACATAATCATAACTGAATTGTTGTCAGAGCAACTATTTACagctgtaatgttataaagtccttgtgtgtttttattatttttgattctGTGTATGATTCAGGGTGTACGAACGGAGGAGAggaacattaaaggagaaacgGCGAGATCTCTGGCTATGATGTACGGACACACTAAAATCGCCAGCCTCATCAGCCAGGTCATGAGAGCCAAATCATGTCAGTCACGCACCTTTGTATTTGTAGTTGACCTTATATGTCAtgaatacagaaaataattaaagctgATCTGCCTCTGTAGCTCTGTATGAGGAGTTGAGCTCGTCTGAAGAAGAGAGCACGACTCCTAGAGTCCGATCAGCTCGCAGCAGAACCCGAGGACCCAGCATTCACGACGGGCCTCAAGCTATCGCGCGCTTCAGAGTCGGCTCCAAACACGGTACTCACAATATGTATATGTTATatgttgtatatttaaaataaccattttctattccaaaaatattttgaaaatataattctgtgattttcagcatcattactccagtgactccagtgtcacatgatccttcagaaatcattctgttatgctgatttgctgctcaagtgttttataaatatatttacatttatttaaagtaaagaaaaataaaaaaaaattaattaaaaaagtcactgcattaaaaatatttaatgaaattaatattttatacaattttaaataataaagtattttataaatatatttacatatatttaaagttaaatatataaaaaaatcaattgtaatacaataaaataagaatattaataaaatgttttttatacaatttaaaatatattttaagtattttataaatatatttacatttatttaaagttaaatttacatttaaagttaatatttaaaaaagtacattttaataaaataaaaaactaaaatatttaatgacatGGATATttcatacaattttaaatatatttaaaatattttagaaatatacttacatttatttaaagctaaatatatttaaaaacactttaatacaataaaataaaaatatttaatgaaatggttattttatacaactttaaatatatttaaagtattttataaatatatttacatttatttaaaattaaatatttaaaaaatacattttaatacaataaaataaaaataattaatgaaatgattattatattaaattgtaaatatgtttaaattattttataaatattttca comes from the Labeo rohita strain BAU-BD-2019 chromosome 24, IGBB_LRoh.1.0, whole genome shotgun sequence genome and includes:
- the c24h8orf33 gene encoding UPF0488 protein C8orf33 homolog produces the protein MAEESTGTETPRMLENEKNMDGQSGEDPKKAAANADTPANAKKHKKKKKKTSDGKDTQQKGIKSNEEMPKQETTELTPDEQLSRELDWCIEQLELGLRTQKTSSKQREEASRALKTLRSSKAPLVKKRQVMRAISGDYRKKMEEEKARQFKLIQSAMTSARVTSVSECKPVFHRRAEKNTQSTNKTDKPQETHTLQGPQETNEDKTKTDEDTKPFVFTKTQEEFRFNFNV
- the LOC127155890 gene encoding protein ccsmst1 isoform X1 codes for the protein MCTIRARTRIGKRKNATLEAERRVKSVCVTEWDKQSCFNDAGPCVTRMLSLTSQRNAKTRKPPDDNEEASKPIQFSISKASHRTWKVDRSMGSTYQRPWWKVLPISLIGVGFLAWCIFRRETEIDDSLEKNLYEHLPGLLSDEEQEDVGIKNKPS
- the h3f3d gene encoding H3 histone, family 3D, whose translation is MARTKQTARKSTGGKAPRKQLATKAARKSAPSTGGVKKPHRYRPGTVALREIRRYQKSTELLIRKLPFQRLVREIAQDFKTDLRFQSAAIGALQEASEAYLVGLFEDTNLCAIHAKRVTIMPKDIQLARRIRGERA
- the LOC127155890 gene encoding protein ccsmst1 isoform X2, which codes for MSNVCVHLSRFSLGHNVFTNRTDAKLRPCVTRMLSLTSQRNAKTRKPPDDNEEASKPIQFSISKASHRTWKVDRSMGSTYQRPWWKVLPISLIGVGFLAWCIFRRETEIDDSLEKNLYEHLPGLLSDEEQEDVGIKNKPS